Genomic segment of Myxococcus stipitatus:
GGCCACCTTGAAGGTGAAGTCCAACGGCAGCACGCGCGTCAGGGTGAAGGACAACAGCAGCAGGGTGCACAGCACCGCCATCACGCCCATTCCCACAAGGCGCCACATGCGGTTCTCCGAGGTGTCCGAGAACAGGCGCCGGTACAGGTAGATGTGGACTCCCACGATGGGCCCACTCGTGAGGAGCACGAAGATGACGAAACGCACCCATGAGTTCATGTCCACCCCATCCTTGCCGACCGCCGCCGCGTCGCAATGGCTTCCGCGTGAAGAAACGTGAACCCCTCTGGCGGATGGCGGTGGCTCGGGCTCTCGTGGCGGGGTCCTTCTCTCGCGGCGGCCTCTCGGGGCGACGCTCCGCGCCCCCAGGCTTCTCATTCGCCGGGGAGACGAGTATGGACGGCCGCTTTCTCGTGCTGGAGGCAAGTGATGCGGAAGGACAACGTGATGGCGAGGCCGGGCTTCGCACAGGTCTTGGTGCTGAGCGCCTGGCTCGCCCTGGGGTGTGAAGGCACCTCGAGCTCCGCGGAACCGTCTCTCGCTTCGGCCACGCGCTCACAGGCCCTCGCGTCCGCGACGTCGAAGGTCGCCGCGGGCGCGCAGCACTCGCTCTATGTCACGCAGGCCGGCACCGTGTGGGCGTGGGGTGGCAATGGCTCCGGCCAGCTGGGCATCGGAAGCGTGTCCTTCCAGCGCGTCGTCGCCCGGCAGGTGCCGGGGCTGACGGACGTCACGAGCATCGCCGCGGGAGATGCCCACTCGCTCGCGCTGCGCGCGGACCGCACGGTGTGGACGTGGGGAGGCAACAACGCGGGCCAGGTGGGGGACGGCACCAACGTCGACCGCCCCACGCCGCGGCAGGTGCCGGGGCTCTTCGACGTCATCGCCGTCGCGGCGGGTGAGTTCCATTCGCTGGCGCTGCGCGCCGATGGCACCGTGTGGGCCTGGGGCAGCAACTTCTATGGCCAGCTCGGACGGGGCCACTCGCAGCCGGGCCCCTCTCCCGCGCAGGTCGTGGGGCTGACGGGCGTGGTGGCGCTCGCGGCGGGCTTCGACTTCTCGCTCGCCGTGCGCTCGGACGGCACCGTGTGGGCCTGGGGCGCCAACGGCTCCGGACAGCTGGGGGATGGGACCTACATCCAGCGTCTGGCACCCACGCAGGTGTCCCAGCTCCAGGGCGTCTCCGCCGTGACGGCGGGCCTCTATCACGCGCTCGCGCTGCGCACGGATGGGACGGTGTGGGCGTGGGGCTCCAACTCCTCCGGGCAGATGGGCGATGGGACGTGGACGGACCGCCCTACGCCGGTGCAGGTCACCTCCCTCGCGCGAGCGAAGGCCGTGGCCGCGCAGGACGCGGGCTCGCTGGTGTTGCTCGATGACGGCGGGGTGTTCGCGTGGGGGCTCAACTCGCAGGGACAGCTGGGGACTGGCACCACCACGGACAGCCCGCTCCCCGTGCGCGTGAAGGGGCTGGGCGCGGTGACGTCGTTGGCGGCGGGGACGCAGCACGCGGTGGCGCTGCGCGCCGATGGCACGCTGTGGACATGGGGCAACGGCGCCACGGGCCAGCTGGGCCACGGCAGCTCCGAGCGCCTGCTCTCGCCGGAGGTCGTCACGCGCTTGTCGAACGTGGCCTCGGTCGCGTCGGGCAGCTTCCACTCGGTGGCCTCGCTGTCGGATGGCTCGGTGTGGACCTGGGGGCGCAACACCAACGGCCAGCTGGGTGATGGCACCACGACCGAGCGCCACCTGCCCGTCCGCGTGCCGGGCCTCTCCGACGTGGTCTCCGTGAGCGCGTCGGGACATCACTCGTTCGCGCTGCGCGCGGATGGGACGGTGTGGGGCTGGGGCCGCAACGCGCAGGGACAGCTGGGGGACGGGACGACGAAGGACCGCGCCTCGCCCGTGCTCGTGGCAGGCTTGAGCAGCGTGAAGGCGCTGGCCGCGGGCGGCAGCCACATGGTGGCGCTGCGCACCGATGGCACCGTGTGGACGTGGGGCTACAACGGCACGGGGCAGCTCGGGGATGGCACCACGACCGACCGCCGCGCGCCGGTGCAGGTATCCGGCCTGTCGGGGGTGGTGTCCGTGGCCGCGGGCGCCTACTTCTCGCTGGCCCTGCGCTCGGACGGCACCGTGTGGGCGTGGGGCGACGGCTTCGAGGGACAGCTGGGCGATGGCGCGGGTGTCCAGCGCGCGTCGCCGGTCCAGGTGACGGGGCTGACGCGGGTGATGAAGCTGGCCGCGGGCGCCGCGCATGGCCTGGCCGTGCGGGACGACGGCACCGTGTGGGCGTGGGGGGACAACACCGAAGGACAGATTGGAGACGGCTCGTGGTCCGACCGGTTCCGCGCCGTGCAGGTCTACGGCGTGACGGGCGTGTCCTCCGTCGTCGGTGGGCTGTACCACTCCATGGCCCTGGCGCAGGACGGGACGCTGCGTGTCTGGGGTGGCAACGCGTATGGCCAGTTCGGTGATGGCGGTGTCGCGCCGCGCGTCGTCGCGGGCGCGGTGCCCGGCCTCTCCGGCATCAAGCGGCTGGGCGCCAGCTACCTGCATGTGCTCGCCGTGCGCGAGGACGGCACGCTGCTGTCGTGGGGCTACAACCGCTTCGGGCAGCTCGGCCTGGGCGCGGCGGGCTGGAGCTCGCTGCCGATGCAGGTGCGGGGACTGGGGCAGGGGCGCAGGCTCTCCGCGGGACGTGCGCACTCGCTGCTCGTGCGCGCGGATGGCACCGTGCTCGCGTGGGGACAGAACACCTCCGGTCAGCTCGGGGATGGCTCGACGACCCATCGCACGGCGCCGGTGCGCGCGCGCGACCTCCCGTGCGCACGCGCGGCGTCGGCGGGCAGGCGGCACTCGCTGGTGCTCGCGTGTGATGGCACCGTGTGGGCATGGGGAGGAAACGACAAGGGACAGCTGGGCGATGGCGGCGTCACGTCGCGCGCGTACCCCGCGAAGGTGGAGGGACTGTGGGGCGTGGTGGCCGTGCTCGCGGGAGGAGACTCCTCGATGGTGCTGCGCGCGGACGGCACGGTGTGGACGTGGGGCGCGAATGACAGCGGCCAGCTCGGTGACGGCACGCTGGGAGACCGCGCCTCGCCCCTGGAGGTGAAGGGCTTGTCCGGCATCGCCACCGGCGTGATGGGCGAGTCCCACGCGCTCGTCGTGGGCCAGGACGGCACCGTGTGGGCCTGGGGCGCGAATGGCCGAGGCCAGCTGGGCGATGGCACCACCACCTCCAGCGCGTCGCCCGTGCGGGTGGCGGGACTGTCCGCCGCGATGAGCGTCAGCGTCGGACAGGCGTACTCCCTCGCGGTGCTCCCCGACGGCACGGTGTGGAGCTGGGGCGCGAATGACAGCGGACAGCTGGGGGATGGCACCAACGTGGCGCGCACCACGCCCAAGCCCGTGCAGGACCTGTCCGAGGTCAAGGCGGTGACCGCGGGCGCGCACCACGTCGTGGCGGTGCGCCATGACGGGACGGTGTGGGGCTGGGGCGCCAATGCCTTCGGCCAGGTGGGGGATGGCTCGCACTTCTGGCGCTTCCGTCCCGTGCGCGTGGAGGGACTCGCCAACGCGGTGGAGACGTCGGCGGGCGAGCAGCACTCGCTGGCGCTGCTGGGGGACGAGCGCGCGCTGTCCTGGGGCAGCCATGAGTACGGCCAGCTCGGGGACGCGGAGTCGGGGCCGAGCCTGGAGCCCGTGGGCGTGAAGCTGCCGAGTTCGAAGATGTGGGTGCCCGTCGTCTCCGTGAGCGCGTGGCATCAGCACGCGACGGCGCTGCTCTCGGACGGCACGGTGCAGACGTGGGGCGACAACGCGGACGGGCAGCTCGGAGATGGCACCACGGAGAGCCGGGCGACGCCCATCACCGTGGCGGGCCTGGGGTCGATGGTGGCCGTGGCTCCGGCGGCGCGCCACACGCTGGCGCTGCGCGCCGATGGCACCGTGTGGGCTTGGGGCGACAACACCTTCGGGCAACTGGGTGACGGCTCCAACACGCGGCGCACGCTGCCGGTCCAGGTGGTGGGGCTGGAGAAGGTGACGGCCATCGCCGCGGGCAGCTACCACTCGCTCGCGGTGCGCGAGGACGGCACGGTATGGGCCTGGGGCTACAACGTCTTCGGCCAGCTGGGCGACGGGACGATGGACGCGCGCGCCGTGCCCACGCGCATGCTGGAGCTGGAGGGCGCGGTGGCGGTGGCCGGTGGCGAGTACCACTCGCTGGTGTTGCGCTTCGACGGGTCGCTGTGGGCCTGCGGCAACAACGCCCACGGCCAGCTGGGCGAGGGCACCTTCACCAACCGCTTGTCACCCTTCCCGGTGGTGCAGCTGGACCAGGTGCGGACGGTGCGCGCGGGCGGCTACCACTCCGTCGCGCTGCGCGAGGACGGCACCGTCTGGACGTGGGGCCACAACGGCCAGGGCCAGCTGGGCGATGGGACGGTGACGACGCGGCGGGTGCCCGCGCCGGTGCCCGGACTGACGGGGGTCGCGTCCGTGGGCGCCGGGACGTCGCACACCTTCGCGGTGGGCTCGGAGACCTGGGCGTGGGGGCGCAACTCGCACGGGCAGCTCGGCACGGGGGACAGCTCCGACCGGCTGGAGCCCACCGTGGTGAAGGGGCTGCACGGCGTGACGAGCGTGCTGGCGGGTGGGGACTTCTCGGTGGCCCAGGGCGCGGATGGCAGCGCGATGAGCTGGGGCACCAACGTCCACGGCACCCTGGGCATCGGCCTCCCGGGGCAGCGCACCGTGCCGGGGGCCGTGACGCTGCCCTGAAGAAGAGGCCCGGGGCGTGACGCTCCGGGCCCTCCGCCGCGACTACGGCTTGCGCGGGCTCACGGCCGGCGCGGAGAGCTCGGAGCCAATCTGCCGCCACTCCTGCGCGTAGGCGCCTCGGGTGAAGGCGCGCAGGTCCTCGCTCGTCACGGCGCCTCGCGCCAGCGCGGTGTCCAGCGCGCGCACGACGGCGGCGCGGTGCGGCTGCTCGACGTAGGGGTTGCCCTCGCGGAACACCTCGCCGAAGAGCGACTCCAGGCGGCCGTCCTGCTTCAGCCGCTCGACGATGCGCGTCTGAGACATGGGCTCATCCGCGTGGGCGTGCAGCATGGCGGAGGCCATCCCGCCCTGCGCGTCGGCGTCGGGGAACTCGGAGAGCAGCTCCAGCTCCGCGTCCGCTCCGGCGATGGCCTGGGCGTGCGCGTCCGCGGCGAGCGACGTCAGCGCACCGCTCAGGTCCGGCGTGCCGCGCGGAGGCGTCCGGCGGTCCGGCTCGAAGTCGCTGCGTCCCTGGAAGGGGCTCACCGCACGAGCTGTCGGGAGGTCCTTCTTTCCCGGGACTTGCTGGGCGCTCTTGGAGGCGGAGTCCGGCCGCTCCGTGCTGGAGCGC
This window contains:
- a CDS encoding chromosome condensation regulator RCC1; this translates as MRKDNVMARPGFAQVLVLSAWLALGCEGTSSSAEPSLASATRSQALASATSKVAAGAQHSLYVTQAGTVWAWGGNGSGQLGIGSVSFQRVVARQVPGLTDVTSIAAGDAHSLALRADRTVWTWGGNNAGQVGDGTNVDRPTPRQVPGLFDVIAVAAGEFHSLALRADGTVWAWGSNFYGQLGRGHSQPGPSPAQVVGLTGVVALAAGFDFSLAVRSDGTVWAWGANGSGQLGDGTYIQRLAPTQVSQLQGVSAVTAGLYHALALRTDGTVWAWGSNSSGQMGDGTWTDRPTPVQVTSLARAKAVAAQDAGSLVLLDDGGVFAWGLNSQGQLGTGTTTDSPLPVRVKGLGAVTSLAAGTQHAVALRADGTLWTWGNGATGQLGHGSSERLLSPEVVTRLSNVASVASGSFHSVASLSDGSVWTWGRNTNGQLGDGTTTERHLPVRVPGLSDVVSVSASGHHSFALRADGTVWGWGRNAQGQLGDGTTKDRASPVLVAGLSSVKALAAGGSHMVALRTDGTVWTWGYNGTGQLGDGTTTDRRAPVQVSGLSGVVSVAAGAYFSLALRSDGTVWAWGDGFEGQLGDGAGVQRASPVQVTGLTRVMKLAAGAAHGLAVRDDGTVWAWGDNTEGQIGDGSWSDRFRAVQVYGVTGVSSVVGGLYHSMALAQDGTLRVWGGNAYGQFGDGGVAPRVVAGAVPGLSGIKRLGASYLHVLAVREDGTLLSWGYNRFGQLGLGAAGWSSLPMQVRGLGQGRRLSAGRAHSLLVRADGTVLAWGQNTSGQLGDGSTTHRTAPVRARDLPCARAASAGRRHSLVLACDGTVWAWGGNDKGQLGDGGVTSRAYPAKVEGLWGVVAVLAGGDSSMVLRADGTVWTWGANDSGQLGDGTLGDRASPLEVKGLSGIATGVMGESHALVVGQDGTVWAWGANGRGQLGDGTTTSSASPVRVAGLSAAMSVSVGQAYSLAVLPDGTVWSWGANDSGQLGDGTNVARTTPKPVQDLSEVKAVTAGAHHVVAVRHDGTVWGWGANAFGQVGDGSHFWRFRPVRVEGLANAVETSAGEQHSLALLGDERALSWGSHEYGQLGDAESGPSLEPVGVKLPSSKMWVPVVSVSAWHQHATALLSDGTVQTWGDNADGQLGDGTTESRATPITVAGLGSMVAVAPAARHTLALRADGTVWAWGDNTFGQLGDGSNTRRTLPVQVVGLEKVTAIAAGSYHSLAVREDGTVWAWGYNVFGQLGDGTMDARAVPTRMLELEGAVAVAGGEYHSLVLRFDGSLWACGNNAHGQLGEGTFTNRLSPFPVVQLDQVRTVRAGGYHSVALREDGTVWTWGHNGQGQLGDGTVTTRRVPAPVPGLTGVASVGAGTSHTFAVGSETWAWGRNSHGQLGTGDSSDRLEPTVVKGLHGVTSVLAGGDFSVAQGADGSAMSWGTNVHGTLGIGLPGQRTVPGAVTLP